The following coding sequences are from one Comamonas koreensis window:
- the rlmB gene encoding 23S rRNA (guanosine(2251)-2'-O)-methyltransferase RlmB, protein MSSPKVLFGFHAVGVRMKTAPKSIIEVYFESTRRDARMRQFLERAKEAGVRLIEADAPRIAKLAGSHGHQGVAARVEEIKDTRTLDELLDDLEEAGVTSPLLLVLDGVTDPHNLGACLRVADGAGAHAVIAPKDHAVGINATVAKVASGAAETVPYFMVTNLARTLKELKERNVWIIGTSDDAPNTLYQVDLKGPVALVLGAEGDGMRQLTRKTCDELIGIPMMGAVSSLNVSVASGVCLYEALRQRTPAKAG, encoded by the coding sequence ATGTCATCCCCCAAAGTGTTGTTCGGCTTCCATGCCGTTGGTGTGCGCATGAAGACTGCGCCCAAATCGATCATCGAAGTCTATTTCGAGTCCACGCGCCGCGACGCGCGCATGCGCCAATTTCTGGAGCGCGCCAAAGAGGCGGGGGTGCGGCTGATCGAGGCGGATGCACCACGCATCGCCAAGCTGGCGGGCTCGCATGGCCACCAGGGTGTGGCCGCGCGCGTCGAAGAGATCAAGGATACTCGCACCCTCGATGAGCTGCTCGACGACCTGGAAGAAGCCGGTGTCACCTCGCCGCTCTTGCTGGTGCTCGACGGTGTGACCGACCCGCACAACTTGGGTGCCTGCCTGCGCGTGGCTGATGGTGCCGGTGCCCATGCGGTGATTGCGCCCAAGGACCATGCAGTCGGCATCAATGCCACCGTGGCCAAGGTCGCCAGTGGCGCTGCCGAGACGGTACCGTACTTCATGGTGACCAACCTGGCGCGTACCTTGAAAGAGCTCAAGGAGCGCAATGTCTGGATCATCGGCACCAGCGACGACGCCCCCAACACGCTGTACCAGGTGGACCTCAAGGGCCCCGTGGCCCTGGTGCTGGGTGCCGAAGGCGATGGCATGCGCCAGCTCACCCGCAAGACCTGTGATGAGCTGATCGGCATCCCGATGATGGGCGCTGTCTCCAGCCTCAACGTGTCGGTGGCCAGCGGCGTGTGTCTGTATGAAGCGCTGCGCCAGCGCACGCCTGCAAAGGCCGGTTAA
- a CDS encoding PepSY domain-containing protein has product MKKTTIACILGAASIAASLPFAAQAYNAQEVLNSISASGLVAAQDLEKQYGYWTAKATQQDGSRAYVLVSDADGSLVALRKAELGSTYPGASQVAAKLQSLGYGQIKEVEFDDGFWEAKVRGANGVKQKLVLHPVSLDVLSQPGQPAPTPGAGAGSAVLSAAQIQQLLTQAGYTHIHDLELDDGIWEADAINAQGFRVDLKIHPETGAVLREKLDD; this is encoded by the coding sequence ATGAAGAAGACCACCATCGCCTGCATCCTGGGTGCCGCCAGCATCGCTGCCAGCCTGCCGTTTGCCGCCCAGGCCTACAACGCCCAGGAAGTGCTCAACAGCATCAGCGCCAGCGGCCTGGTCGCAGCGCAAGACCTGGAAAAGCAATACGGTTACTGGACTGCCAAGGCTACCCAGCAAGACGGCAGCCGCGCCTATGTGCTGGTGAGCGATGCCGACGGCAGCCTGGTGGCCCTGCGCAAGGCCGAGCTGGGCAGCACCTACCCCGGCGCCAGCCAGGTCGCTGCCAAGCTGCAGTCGCTGGGCTACGGCCAGATCAAGGAAGTAGAGTTTGACGACGGCTTCTGGGAAGCCAAGGTGCGCGGCGCCAACGGCGTTAAGCAAAAGCTGGTGCTGCACCCGGTAAGCCTGGATGTGCTGTCCCAACCCGGCCAGCCTGCTCCCACGCCGGGCGCGGGGGCCGGCAGCGCGGTCTTGAGCGCGGCGCAAATCCAGCAGCTGCTGACCCAGGCGGGCTACACCCACATCCACGACCTGGAGCTCGATGACGGCATCTGGGAAGCCGATGCGATCAATGCCCAGGGTTTCCGCGTGGATCTGAAGATCCACCCTGAAACCGGTGCGGTGCTGCGCGAGAAGCTGGACGACTAA
- a CDS encoding PepSY domain-containing protein translates to MAQIPPRFSRIAAWPLACSLLLGGASQAAEHDAVRAAVATGQYKPLSAILSDIAASQAGRVVDVETKRGPKGELRYEIKLVDSQGLKQELLIDAASGQTVQRVAKDRSQALGMRELAQYLAKLAQQHASRITDVEFERDSQGRGVYEIKLSADQQGYRKLVMEAATGQVLPPAQAKARNPAPLKRADEVLQALAPRFTGQVLEVELEHDEGQGSYYEIELLQGNGSTLKLKVDARSLQVLQQKMED, encoded by the coding sequence ATGGCGCAAATTCCCCCCCGCTTTTCTCGCATCGCTGCCTGGCCCCTGGCCTGCAGCTTGCTGCTGGGGGGCGCCAGCCAAGCGGCCGAGCATGACGCGGTACGTGCGGCGGTGGCCACTGGCCAGTACAAGCCCTTGTCCGCGATCCTGAGCGACATTGCCGCGAGCCAGGCCGGCCGCGTGGTGGATGTCGAGACCAAGCGCGGCCCCAAGGGCGAGCTGCGCTACGAGATCAAGCTGGTGGACAGCCAGGGCCTCAAGCAGGAGCTGCTGATCGACGCGGCCAGTGGCCAGACCGTGCAGCGCGTGGCCAAGGACCGCTCGCAGGCGCTGGGGATGCGGGAGCTGGCCCAGTACCTGGCCAAGCTGGCGCAGCAGCACGCCAGCCGCATCACCGATGTGGAGTTTGAGCGCGACAGCCAGGGCCGGGGCGTCTATGAAATCAAGCTCAGCGCCGACCAGCAAGGCTACCGCAAGCTGGTGATGGAGGCCGCGACCGGCCAAGTGCTGCCCCCCGCCCAGGCCAAGGCACGCAACCCGGCGCCGCTCAAGCGGGCTGACGAGGTATTGCAGGCGCTGGCACCGCGCTTCACGGGCCAGGTGCTCGAAGTGGAGCTGGAGCATGACGAGGGCCAGGGCTCTTATTACGAGATCGAACTGCTGCAGGGCAATGGCAGTACCTTGAAGCTCAAGGTGGATGCACGCAGCCTGCAGGTGCTCCAACAAAAGATGGAGGATTGA
- a CDS encoding response regulator transcription factor, with product MRILVVEDDAELAAQMQQALARAGFSVDVEADGDAASFAGSTEPYDAAVLDLGLPQRDGLTVLRDWREAGCHWPVLILTARNRWSDKVAGFGAGADDYLTKPFMLDEVVLRLRAMLRRSTGSAATVLRAGCLEYDVTAGRFLQDGQGLQLTAQEHKILAYLMHHPNRVLTRTEISEHVYARDLDPDSNTLDVLIGRIRRKLRQSDLLVTERGQGFRLNAPS from the coding sequence ATGCGAATTCTGGTGGTCGAAGACGATGCGGAACTGGCCGCGCAAATGCAGCAGGCACTGGCGCGTGCCGGTTTCTCAGTGGATGTGGAAGCCGATGGCGATGCCGCATCGTTTGCCGGCAGCACCGAGCCCTACGACGCAGCCGTGCTGGACCTGGGCCTGCCCCAGCGCGATGGGCTGACGGTGTTGCGCGACTGGCGCGAGGCGGGTTGCCACTGGCCGGTGCTGATCCTGACGGCGCGCAACCGCTGGAGCGACAAGGTGGCCGGCTTTGGCGCCGGAGCTGACGACTACCTGACCAAGCCCTTCATGCTCGACGAGGTGGTGCTGCGCCTGCGTGCCATGCTGCGCCGCAGCACTGGCAGTGCGGCCACCGTGCTGCGCGCGGGCTGCCTGGAATACGACGTAACGGCCGGCCGCTTTTTGCAGGACGGCCAGGGTTTGCAGCTGACGGCGCAGGAGCATAAGATTCTGGCCTATTTGATGCACCACCCCAACCGGGTGCTCACGCGCACCGAGATCAGCGAGCATGTCTATGCCCGAGATCTGGACCCGGACTCCAACACGCTTGATGTGCTGATCGGCCGCATACGGCGCAAGCTGCGCCAGTCCGATCTGCTGGTGACCGAGCGCGGCCAGGGTTTTCGGCTGAACGCGCCCAGCTAG
- a CDS encoding sensor histidine kinase produces MAFPPSSVHERPPARRSPARRWSLAARMAALVIVPSLLVMGLGGWWLRYEVHASLLGSMSRSLEEKSERIHARLALLPDGRVQEAAGGSDEFSAIFSGWYWQLQGQARAPLRTAAEPVVLARSRSLWDQPDLVVSPARLWGSERLQQARGPQQEPLLVQHFSVQLAAGAAPMHLQVFGPAQPLMASLRRIDQILGITSAMLILLIGALVWLQLRVGLAPLKRLVGVIAGLDKPLPGAAPATEQIAQLPLGADLQPLQQELAALLARNTQVVERSRSHAADLNHALKKPLSLLMAHAGSGAALPADLVLQQTTAMARLIDRYQARTFSDATLVHGPSAGLPVDVLACARQMLAMLRQLHQASDLDWQLVEEGVALWWRGERADLEELLGNLLDNAGKWAASQVRLTVYGSATQGLVLQVEDDGPGMTAAQMQAAGARGQRFDETVDGTGLGLSITQQIVQGYEGRLQWRKSEALKGLLVRVEMAGVVA; encoded by the coding sequence ATGGCCTTCCCTCCCAGTTCTGTCCACGAGCGGCCGCCCGCGCGGCGCTCACCTGCGCGGCGCTGGTCGCTGGCTGCGCGCATGGCCGCCCTGGTCATCGTGCCCAGTTTGCTGGTGATGGGGCTGGGCGGCTGGTGGCTGCGTTATGAGGTGCATGCCAGCTTGCTGGGCAGCATGTCGCGCAGCCTGGAGGAAAAATCCGAGCGCATCCACGCGCGCCTGGCGCTGCTGCCCGATGGCCGGGTGCAAGAGGCGGCGGGCGGCAGCGACGAGTTCAGCGCCATTTTCTCGGGCTGGTACTGGCAGTTGCAGGGCCAGGCGCGCGCGCCCCTGCGAACAGCCGCAGAGCCGGTGGTGCTGGCGCGCTCCCGCTCGCTGTGGGACCAGCCCGACCTGGTGGTGAGCCCAGCCCGGCTGTGGGGCAGCGAACGCTTGCAGCAGGCCCGGGGCCCGCAGCAGGAGCCGCTTTTGGTACAGCATTTTTCGGTGCAGCTGGCAGCGGGCGCCGCGCCGATGCACTTGCAGGTCTTTGGCCCGGCTCAGCCGCTGATGGCCAGCCTGCGCCGCATTGACCAGATTTTGGGAATCACTAGCGCCATGCTGATCCTGCTGATTGGCGCGCTGGTCTGGCTGCAGCTGCGCGTGGGCCTGGCGCCGCTCAAGCGTCTGGTCGGTGTGATTGCCGGCCTGGACAAGCCGCTGCCAGGCGCTGCGCCCGCCACCGAGCAGATTGCGCAGCTGCCGCTGGGTGCCGATCTGCAGCCCTTGCAGCAGGAGCTGGCCGCCTTGCTCGCGCGCAATACCCAGGTGGTGGAGCGATCACGCTCGCATGCAGCCGACCTCAACCATGCGCTGAAAAAACCCTTGTCGCTGCTGATGGCCCATGCCGGCAGCGGTGCAGCCCTGCCGGCGGACCTGGTGCTGCAGCAGACCACGGCGATGGCGCGGCTGATTGACCGCTACCAGGCCCGTACCTTCAGCGATGCCACCCTGGTGCATGGGCCAAGCGCCGGCTTGCCTGTGGATGTGCTGGCCTGCGCGCGGCAGATGCTGGCGATGCTGCGCCAACTGCACCAGGCCAGCGACCTGGACTGGCAACTGGTGGAGGAGGGTGTCGCGCTGTGGTGGCGGGGCGAGCGCGCCGATCTGGAAGAGCTGCTGGGCAATCTGCTGGACAACGCGGGCAAATGGGCAGCCTCCCAGGTGCGCCTGACGGTGTATGGCAGCGCCACCCAAGGCCTGGTGCTGCAGGTGGAGGACGACGGCCCTGGCATGACGGCCGCACAAATGCAGGCAGCCGGCGCGCGGGGCCAGCGCTTTGATGAGACGGTTGATGGCACGGGCCTGGGCCTGTCGATTACCCAGCAAATCGTGCAAGGCTACGAAGGCCGGTTGCAATGGCGCAAGAGCGAGGCCTTGAAGGGGCTGCTGGTGCGCGTGGAGATGGCCGGCGTAGTGGCCTGA
- a CDS encoding DUF1428 domain-containing protein — MPYVDGFVLPVPRAKLDAYRAMAEAAGKVWMEHGALQYWECMGDDVPDGEVTSFPMAVKLQADEVACFSWIVYTSRAERDRINAAVMADPRLADMQPANMPFDAKRMIFGGFMPVVQLGT, encoded by the coding sequence ATGCCTTATGTCGATGGATTTGTACTGCCCGTGCCCCGCGCCAAGCTCGACGCCTACCGAGCCATGGCCGAGGCGGCCGGCAAGGTCTGGATGGAGCACGGCGCACTGCAGTACTGGGAATGTATGGGCGACGATGTGCCCGATGGTGAAGTCACCTCGTTTCCGATGGCGGTCAAGCTACAGGCGGACGAGGTCGCTTGCTTTTCCTGGATCGTCTACACCTCGCGCGCCGAGCGCGACCGCATCAATGCCGCGGTGATGGCCGACCCGCGCCTGGCGGACATGCAACCGGCCAACATGCCGTTTGATGCCAAGCGCATGATCTTTGGCGGATTCATGCCGGTCGTGCAGCTGGGGACTTGA
- a CDS encoding SRPBCC family protein → MSLQPHPQDLVLSRLIHAPAATLYRCWTEPALLTEWFVPKPWTIASAQVDVRVGGGSQIVMRDPQGNEYPNAGVYLEVVPNLRLVFTDAYTAGWVPSAKPFMTAIIEFEPEAGLTRYTATVRHWSEETRKQHEAMGFHTGWGVATDQLVALAASL, encoded by the coding sequence ATGTCTCTACAACCCCATCCCCAGGATCTGGTGCTCAGCCGCCTGATCCATGCCCCCGCCGCCACGCTCTACCGCTGCTGGACCGAGCCCGCCCTGCTCACCGAGTGGTTTGTACCCAAGCCCTGGACCATTGCCAGCGCCCAAGTGGATGTGCGTGTGGGCGGCGGCAGCCAGATTGTCATGCGCGACCCGCAAGGCAACGAGTACCCCAATGCCGGCGTGTACCTGGAGGTAGTACCCAACCTCAGGCTGGTCTTTACCGATGCCTACACCGCTGGCTGGGTGCCCAGCGCCAAACCGTTCATGACGGCCATCATCGAGTTTGAGCCCGAAGCGGGCCTGACCCGCTACACCGCCACCGTGCGCCATTGGAGCGAAGAGACCCGCAAGCAGCACGAGGCGATGGGATTCCACACCGGTTGGGGCGTGGCCACCGACCAGCTCGTGGCGCTGGCTGCCAGCTTGTAG
- a CDS encoding VOC family protein codes for MQFIPYLNFDGDCAEAMAFYAQLFGGQIMHQMRFSDMPPGEGMPPLPPEAQSRLMHAHLQVGSQAIMASDTMPAMPGASAETCGGGYLKPQGMWVSIGVDSAADGERIFNGLADGGQVAMPFSATFWSPGFGMVTDRFGTPWMVNVQTQPAA; via the coding sequence ATGCAATTCATCCCCTATCTGAACTTTGATGGCGATTGCGCCGAAGCCATGGCCTTTTACGCCCAGCTGTTTGGCGGCCAGATCATGCACCAGATGCGCTTTAGCGACATGCCGCCTGGCGAAGGCATGCCACCGCTCCCGCCTGAGGCGCAGTCGCGCCTGATGCATGCCCACCTGCAAGTAGGCAGCCAGGCGATCATGGCCTCGGACACGATGCCTGCGATGCCTGGCGCCAGCGCCGAGACCTGTGGTGGCGGCTATCTCAAACCCCAAGGCATGTGGGTGTCCATCGGTGTCGATTCCGCAGCAGATGGCGAGCGCATCTTCAACGGTCTGGCTGACGGTGGCCAGGTGGCCATGCCCTTTTCAGCCACCTTCTGGTCGCCCGGTTTTGGCATGGTGACCGACCGTTTTGGCACCCCGTGGATGGTGAACGTCCAGACGCAGCCCGCTGCATAA
- a CDS encoding SIR2 family NAD-dependent protein deacylase, whose amino-acid sequence MSFDPLDTCAALPLADTEIASLRQRLHNARHLLVLTGAGASAESGVPTFRDAQTGYWAQFSPEEMASEAGFLAHPQRVWDWYQYRRDLVRQVMPNAGHVALAQWQARHPGRMTLVTQNVDGLHQRAGSTPVLCLHGNLMDNRWLLPPKPCCDARFTEGDAPPQCPGCGNYLRPAVVWFGEALPHAELQQAQDAAKACDLMLVIGTSGHVYPAAGLAHIAARGGAHVVVINPEPTALDGVADRCWRLPSAQILPILLA is encoded by the coding sequence ATGTCATTTGATCCCTTGGATACCTGCGCAGCGCTGCCGCTTGCCGATACAGAAATTGCCAGCCTGCGACAGCGCTTGCACAATGCGCGGCATCTGCTGGTGTTGACGGGGGCGGGGGCCAGTGCGGAGTCGGGCGTGCCGACGTTTCGTGATGCACAGACGGGCTACTGGGCGCAGTTCAGCCCTGAGGAGATGGCCAGCGAAGCGGGCTTTCTGGCCCATCCGCAGCGGGTCTGGGACTGGTACCAGTACCGCCGCGATCTGGTGCGGCAGGTGATGCCCAATGCCGGCCATGTGGCGCTGGCCCAATGGCAGGCGCGCCACCCCGGCCGGATGACCCTGGTCACGCAGAACGTCGATGGCCTGCACCAGCGTGCCGGCAGTACGCCAGTGCTGTGCCTGCATGGCAATCTGATGGACAACCGCTGGCTGCTGCCGCCCAAGCCCTGCTGCGATGCCCGCTTTACCGAAGGCGATGCGCCGCCGCAATGCCCTGGTTGCGGCAATTACCTGCGCCCGGCTGTGGTCTGGTTTGGCGAGGCCTTGCCCCATGCCGAGCTGCAGCAGGCGCAAGACGCCGCCAAGGCCTGTGACCTGATGCTGGTGATTGGCACCTCCGGCCATGTCTACCCGGCGGCTGGCCTGGCCCATATCGCCGCCCGGGGCGGCGCGCATGTGGTGGTCATCAACCCCGAGCCCACCGCGCTTGACGGGGTGGCCGACCGCTGCTGGCGCCTGCCTTCGGCGCAAATTTTGCCGATTCTGCTGGCCTAG
- a CDS encoding aldo/keto reductase, translated as MTTSLRSLGRSALQVSPLCLGGNVFGWTADEATSFHLLDAWLDAGMNFVDTADVYSRWAPGHSGGESERLLGKWLRSSGKRAQVVLATKVGKDMGEGKVGLRPEYIRQAVDASLQRLQTDYIDLYQSHDDDAQVPLADVMGTFGELIAEGKVRAVGASNYSAARLAEALQTSEQHGLARYESLQPLFNLYDRAVFEQELQPLCVAQGVGVINFYSLAAGFLTGKYRKAEDASKSPRGAKTTQLYLNDRGLRILAALEQVSSRTGAPMGEVAVAWVMRQPAIASPIASASNLEQLQSLIRASQLQLDADAMATLNAASAEA; from the coding sequence ATGACAACATCCCTGCGCTCCCTGGGTCGATCCGCCCTGCAAGTCTCGCCGCTGTGCCTGGGCGGCAATGTATTTGGCTGGACGGCTGACGAGGCCACCAGCTTTCACCTACTCGATGCCTGGCTGGATGCCGGCATGAACTTTGTCGATACCGCTGACGTGTACTCGCGCTGGGCGCCTGGCCACAGCGGCGGTGAATCGGAGCGCTTGCTCGGCAAATGGCTGCGCAGCTCGGGCAAGCGCGCGCAGGTGGTGTTGGCCACCAAGGTCGGCAAGGATATGGGCGAAGGCAAGGTCGGCCTGCGCCCGGAGTACATCCGCCAGGCGGTCGACGCCTCTCTGCAGCGCCTGCAGACCGATTACATCGACCTCTACCAATCGCATGACGACGACGCGCAGGTACCGCTGGCCGATGTGATGGGCACCTTTGGCGAGCTGATCGCCGAGGGCAAGGTGCGTGCCGTGGGCGCCAGCAACTACAGCGCAGCGCGCCTGGCAGAGGCGCTGCAGACCAGCGAGCAGCATGGCCTGGCGCGTTATGAGAGCCTACAGCCGCTTTTCAACCTCTATGACCGTGCCGTGTTCGAGCAAGAGTTGCAGCCGCTGTGCGTTGCGCAGGGCGTGGGCGTCATCAACTTCTACAGCCTGGCTGCCGGCTTTTTGACCGGCAAATACCGCAAGGCCGAGGACGCGAGCAAAAGCCCGCGCGGCGCCAAGACCACCCAGCTGTATCTGAACGACCGGGGCTTGCGCATTCTGGCCGCGCTCGAACAGGTGAGCAGCCGCACGGGCGCCCCGATGGGCGAGGTGGCCGTGGCCTGGGTCATGCGCCAGCCGGCCATTGCCTCGCCGATTGCCAGCGCCAGCAACCTCGAGCAGCTGCAGTCGCTGATCCGCGCCAGCCAATTGCAGCTCGATGCCGATGCGATGGCCACGCTCAACGCCGCCAGCGCCGAAGCTTGA
- a CDS encoding universal stress protein — MFKHILVPVDGSATSMLAVNKAAGLAKAFGSQVTAVYVIDPYPFTGVGADFAYGQAQYLSAATADAHTALDAVKTAMEQAGIPVDTVMGEGHSVHDGVMEAVKTTGADLIVMGSHGRKGLEKLVLGSVTQRVLSDSLIPVLVVRQ; from the coding sequence ATGTTCAAACATATTCTGGTGCCGGTCGATGGGTCTGCCACCTCCATGCTCGCGGTCAACAAGGCCGCCGGTCTTGCCAAGGCCTTTGGCAGCCAGGTCACTGCGGTGTATGTGATCGATCCCTATCCCTTCACCGGCGTGGGCGCCGATTTTGCCTATGGCCAGGCGCAGTACCTGTCTGCTGCCACTGCCGATGCGCACACCGCGTTGGACGCGGTCAAAACTGCGATGGAGCAGGCCGGTATTCCTGTGGACACCGTCATGGGCGAAGGCCACTCCGTACACGACGGGGTGATGGAAGCGGTCAAAACCACCGGCGCCGACCTCATTGTGATGGGCTCGCACGGCCGCAAGGGCCTGGAAAAGCTGGTGCTGGGCAGCGTGACCCAGCGCGTGCTGAGCGACAGCCTGATCCCCGTGCTGGTCGTTCGCCAGTAA
- a CDS encoding 2OG-Fe dioxygenase family protein, whose amino-acid sequence MQSFPPPYCDADQVDGTLRAYGYAVLSPAAVAQWAACPPDDLAALGSHWEAMPHDAYLKDGGRYRKRRHSCYVVQDDQVESVAHRAHWQPVEYNALHGGMQRWFEPVAASTQALPAWRQIMRALGHTAQALFPSAEHAPWYTEAHQFRIDTAEGIGRPTPEGAHRDGVDLVAVFLVAREGIKGGETRVFDAQGPQGLRFTLTEPWSLMLLDDARMIHESTPIQPLGDAPGHRDTLVVTLRRQAFQGDGA is encoded by the coding sequence ATGCAGTCCTTTCCTCCTCCTTATTGTGATGCCGACCAGGTGGACGGCACTTTGCGCGCCTATGGCTATGCGGTGCTCAGCCCCGCCGCCGTGGCGCAGTGGGCAGCCTGCCCGCCCGATGACCTGGCAGCGCTCGGCAGCCACTGGGAGGCCATGCCCCATGATGCCTACCTCAAAGACGGCGGGCGCTACCGCAAGCGCCGCCATTCCTGCTATGTGGTGCAGGATGACCAGGTTGAGTCCGTAGCCCACCGTGCCCATTGGCAGCCGGTGGAGTACAACGCCTTGCATGGCGGCATGCAGCGCTGGTTTGAGCCCGTCGCAGCCAGCACCCAGGCGCTGCCCGCCTGGCGCCAGATCATGCGTGCGCTGGGTCACACGGCGCAGGCACTGTTTCCCAGTGCGGAGCACGCGCCCTGGTATACCGAGGCCCACCAGTTCCGCATCGACACCGCCGAGGGCATTGGCCGGCCCACCCCCGAAGGTGCGCACCGCGATGGCGTGGATCTGGTGGCGGTGTTTTTGGTGGCACGCGAGGGCATCAAAGGCGGGGAGACGCGGGTGTTCGACGCCCAGGGCCCGCAAGGCCTGCGCTTTACGCTCACCGAGCCCTGGTCGCTGATGCTGCTCGACGACGCCCGGATGATCCATGAGAGCACGCCGATCCAGCCGCTGGGCGATGCCCCCGGCCACCGCGATACCTTGGTGGTGACCTTGCGCCGCCAGGCCTTCCAGGGCGACGGTGCCTGA
- a CDS encoding Bug family tripartite tricarboxylate transporter substrate binding protein: protein MMKHILQCAAVALTVGAASGAMAQGSATDYPGSKPVRMVVPFPPGGGTDILSRIIAQKLSEQNHWTVVADNRAGAGGTIGISEVAKAQPTGYDIVMGQKDNVVLGYYLYKGLPWNPAKDLTPIAHVAYSPVIIATSENSKFKTLNDVIAAAKADPGKITYGSPGNGTSIHIAGVLFEKAAGVKLTHVPYKGSNPALLDTLSGNVDLLVSSVPSAIGQIKAGKLRPLAVTSAKRSSSLPDVPTVAELGMKGFDVSTWYGLFGPKNLPAPIVSKLNTEVNKLLGQKEVQDSILAQGAEPQAMSVSDFDKFFHKDFQDAKAIVEASGATIQ from the coding sequence ATGATGAAACACATTCTGCAATGCGCCGCCGTGGCGCTGACGGTGGGGGCCGCTTCGGGTGCCATGGCCCAGGGCTCGGCGACGGACTACCCCGGCAGCAAGCCGGTGCGCATGGTCGTGCCCTTCCCACCAGGCGGTGGCACCGATATTCTCTCGCGCATCATCGCGCAAAAGCTCAGCGAACAGAACCACTGGACGGTGGTCGCTGACAACCGGGCCGGCGCGGGCGGCACCATCGGTATCAGCGAAGTCGCCAAGGCCCAGCCAACGGGCTATGACATCGTCATGGGCCAGAAGGACAACGTGGTGCTGGGCTACTACCTGTACAAGGGCCTGCCCTGGAACCCCGCCAAGGACTTGACGCCCATTGCCCATGTGGCCTACTCGCCGGTCATCATTGCCACCTCGGAAAACAGCAAGTTCAAGACCTTGAACGATGTGATCGCCGCCGCCAAGGCCGACCCCGGCAAGATCACCTACGGCTCGCCCGGCAATGGCACCAGCATCCATATCGCTGGCGTGCTGTTTGAGAAGGCGGCCGGCGTCAAGCTGACCCACGTGCCGTACAAGGGCTCCAACCCCGCGCTGCTCGACACCTTGTCCGGCAATGTCGATCTGCTGGTGTCGTCCGTGCCCTCGGCCATTGGCCAGATCAAGGCCGGCAAGCTGCGTCCGCTGGCTGTTACCTCGGCCAAGCGCAGCAGCTCGCTGCCCGATGTGCCTACCGTTGCGGAACTGGGCATGAAGGGCTTTGATGTGAGCACCTGGTATGGCCTGTTTGGCCCCAAGAACCTGCCCGCCCCCATCGTCAGCAAGCTCAACACCGAGGTCAACAAGCTACTGGGCCAAAAGGAAGTGCAGGATTCCATCCTGGCCCAAGGCGCCGAGCCCCAGGCCATGTCCGTATCGGACTTTGACAAGTTCTTCCACAAGGACTTCCAGGACGCTAAGGCCATTGTTGAAGCCTCGGGCGCGACCATCCAGTAA
- a CDS encoding peroxiredoxin: protein MKAKFVGALASVVMGCAALVSLPSQAALAVGAQAPMFSTQSALAGKVQRFDMAEALKRGPVVLYFFPKAFSQGCTIEAHAFAEATPSFAASGAQVVGISHDDIATMQRFSSEACRNQFSVASDPDAKAIQAYDAGSAARPGTASRISYVIAPDGKVIYAHEGSDPLEHVQQTLKAVQAWKARQKS, encoded by the coding sequence ATGAAAGCAAAATTCGTGGGGGCGTTGGCCTCGGTGGTGATGGGCTGCGCGGCGCTGGTCAGCCTGCCCAGCCAGGCGGCGCTGGCTGTTGGTGCCCAGGCACCGATGTTCAGCACACAGTCGGCACTGGCCGGCAAGGTGCAGCGCTTTGACATGGCCGAGGCCTTGAAGCGCGGCCCCGTCGTCCTGTACTTCTTCCCCAAGGCCTTCAGCCAGGGCTGCACGATCGAGGCCCATGCCTTTGCCGAGGCCACGCCGAGCTTTGCGGCCTCCGGCGCGCAGGTCGTCGGTATCTCGCATGACGACATTGCCACGATGCAGCGCTTCTCCAGCGAGGCCTGCCGTAACCAGTTCAGCGTCGCCTCCGACCCCGATGCCAAGGCCATCCAGGCCTATGACGCAGGCTCCGCCGCACGGCCGGGCACCGCTTCACGCATCTCCTACGTGATTGCACCTGACGGCAAGGTGATCTATGCGCATGAGGGCAGCGATCCGCTCGAGCATGTGCAGCAGACCTTGAAGGCGGTGCAGGCCTGGAAGGCGCGCCAGAAGTCTTGA